In Aegilops tauschii subsp. strangulata cultivar AL8/78 chromosome 3, Aet v6.0, whole genome shotgun sequence, one genomic interval encodes:
- the LOC109739659 gene encoding putative E3 ubiquitin-protein ligase SINA-like 6: MGAQQQQETNGKEAEEGGVGKRRKVDTDVTMDLDILDILDCPVCFLPLRPPIFQCTVGHAICSSCRDKLRDKCYLCSLPTAYNRCHMVEKVVESIKLACSNSSHGCTARITYYQKEEHEKGCQHAPCFCPETGCSFSGPTKVLLEHFLGEHDWWYGEKDLRYGKAYRIKTLLGVLGPTVLMGNDGRLFLVNMTMESLGGVISVCCVEPHIVGSRFKCRLALSCGEPSYSQTTEFLTSSTNLHDGFPKDCFLFLVPKVLLGDTGTNPTATVCVTLKPQ, translated from the exons ATGGGAGCGCAGCAGCAGCAGGAAACGAATgggaaggaggcggaggagggcggcgTCGGCAAGAGGAGGAAGGTCGACACCGACGTCACCATGGACCTCGACATCCTCGACATCCTCGACTGCCCCGTCTGCTTCCTCCCCCTGCGCCCTCCCATCTTCCAG TGCACCGTGGGGCATGCCATATGTTCGTCTTGCCGTGACAAGCTCCGAGACAAGTGTTACCTCTGCTCCCTTCCCACAGCCTACAATCGCTGCCACATGGTCGAAAAAGTCGTTGAATCTATCAAACTTGCTTGCTCCAACAGTAGTCACGGATGCACAGCAAGGATAACCTACTACCAGAAAGAAGAGCATGAGAAAGGTTGTCAACATGCGCCATGTTTCTGCCCCGAAACTGGCTGCAGCTTCAGTGGACCGACCAAAGTGCTCCTGGAGCATTTTTTAGGCGAGCACGATTGGTGGTATGGGGAAAAGGATCTTAGGTACGGCAAAGCATACAGGATCAAGACGTTGCTGGGAGTCCTGGGACCAACTGTCTTGATGGGTAATGACGGGCGCCTCTTCCTGGTCAACATGACAATGGAGTCCCTCGGCGGTGTCATCTCAGTTTGCTGCGTTGAGCCTCACATTGTTGGATCCAGGTTCAAGTGCAGGCTGGCATTGTCGTGCGGTGAACCAAGCTACTCCCAGACTACGGAGTTCTTAACGAGTAGCACTAATCTGCATGATGGGTTTCCTAAAGATTGCTTCCTGTTCCTTGTGCCAAAGGTGTTGCTTGGAGACACCGGTACAAACCCCACAGCCACGGTGTGTGTGACCCTCAAGCCACAGTAA